From Panicum hallii strain FIL2 chromosome 2, PHallii_v3.1, whole genome shotgun sequence, a single genomic window includes:
- the LOC112882797 gene encoding uncharacterized protein LOC112882797, producing MARQSALSLVKDRAKVGALKRLTLSSSKTAGRNSSGRITSFHRGGGAKRLQRKVDVKRSTSSLGIVERIEYDPNRSSSIALVRWVQGVHFRRHKIPQELSTESQIPESTTADISARFSLAPLSGRVHKAKEASSALYSSASSALYSSLGNGDIPSVNSCASMSLPRIALAGAKPTFFTQARGNEEGKQTFSLSGIQKWATDDALWAQRMKRQAALSWQNDLKKKPLPQAQANFSTSTTKSMGTSKGPNGKVDCVPVSYILASHQCLPGSTVMNYDSSKPSKSSASSLSANQFDIIDLNSKVGNCIPLANARIGTWVHDIECRPGQGGKMVRAAGTFAKVVQEPGAQCVLRLPSGAEKTVDSKCRATIGIVSNPSHGTRKLRKAGNSRWLGRRPVVRGVAMNPVDHPHGGGEGRTKGGRPSVSPWGKPTKAGYRSPSAASRRA from the coding sequence ATGGCACGTCAATCCGCTCTCTCGCTCGTCAAAGATCGGGCCAAGGTGGGAGCGCTGAAGCGTCTGACTCTGAGCTCATCCAAGACGGCAGGTAGGAACTCATCTGGGCGCATCACCTCTttccaccgcggcggaggggccaAGAGGTTGCAGAGGAAAGTTGATGTGAAGCGGAGCACCTCTTCCCTGGGCATTGTGGAGCGGATCGAGTACGACCCTAATCGCTCCTCTAGCATTGCTCTGGTGCGATGGGTCCAAGGGGTACATTTCCGTCGCCACAAGATTCCACAAGAGCTCAGTACTGAGTCTCAGATACCAGAATCTACCACAGCTGATATCTCCGCTCGGTTTTCCCTTGCACCATTGTCTGGTAGAGTGCATAAAGCAAAGGAAGCTTCTTCTGCGCTGTACTCTTCAGCTTCGTCTGCACTGTACTCTTCTCTGGGTAATGGAGATATTCCATCTGTTAACTCTTGCGCATCAATGAGCTTGCCTAGGATAGCTTTAGCTGGTGCCAAGCCCACTTTCTTCACTCAAGCCagaggaaatgaagaaggaaaacagacATTTTCTCTTTCTGGAATTCAAAAATGGGCAACGGATGATGCACTTTGGGCACAGAGAATGAAGCGTCAAGCTGCTCTCTCTTGGCAGAATGATTTGAAGAAGAAACCATTGCCACAGGCACAAGCTAACTTCAGTACCTCGACAACCAAGTCTATGGGTACGAGTAAAGGGCCGAATGGAAAGGTTGATTGTGTACCAGTATCTTATATATTGGCCAGCCACCAATGCCTTCCAGGTAGTACAGTGATGAATTATGATTCCTCGAAACCTTCTAAGAGTTCAGCCTCTTCGCTATCAGCTAATCAGTTTGATATAATCGACCTCAACTCAAAGGTTGGAAATTGCATACCATTAGCCAATGCACGAATTGGAACATGGGTGCATGATATTGAATGTCGTCCTGGTCAGGGTGGGAAGATGGTCCGAGCAGCTGGTACATTTGCTAAAGTTGTCCAGGAGCCAGGTGCGCAGTGTGTTCTGCGCCTTCCTTCAGGTGCTGAGAAGACTGTGGATTCGAAATGCCGTGCTACAATTGGTATAGTCTCCAACCCAAGCCATGGTACACGCAAGCTAAGAAAAGCAGGGAACAGCCGGTGGTTAGGCAGACGCCCTGTTGTCCGTGGTGTTGCGATGAATCCTGTGGATCATCCCCATGGCGGAGGTGAGGGGCGTACCAAAGGAGGCAGGCCTTCAGTTTCTCCTTGGGGAAAGCCCACTAAGGCAGGGTACCGATCACCAAGTGCCGCCAGCCGTAGAGCATAG